One genomic window of Arachis hypogaea cultivar Tifrunner chromosome 8, arahy.Tifrunner.gnm2.J5K5, whole genome shotgun sequence includes the following:
- the LOC112706487 gene encoding uncharacterized protein, producing MSSSWRRTLGNVRSFVGNSMGGLRGGSSLASWVVAGTLAYFLWVKPSQDLKRQQEERAALAASQPDPYRYVENRKPIPDPQVTGLVYGNKNKDNQTKPDN from the exons ATGAGTAGCAGCTGGCGAAGAACTTTGGGGAACGTGAGGTCCTTCGTGGGCAATTCCATGGGAGGCCTCAGAGGAGGAAGCAGCCTCGCTTCCTGGGTGGTCGCCGGAACTCTAGCCTACTTCCTTTGGGTCAAGCCATCTCAGGATCTCAAACGCCAGCAAGAGGAGCGAGCTGCTCTCGCCGCCTCACAACCCGATCCTTATCGATACGTTGAGAATCGAAAACCCATCCCTGACCCTCAG GTCACCGGTTTGGTATATGGCAACAAAAACAAGGATAATCAAACTAAACCGGATAATTAA